Proteins encoded by one window of Carassius auratus strain Wakin chromosome 8, ASM336829v1, whole genome shotgun sequence:
- the hyal3 gene encoding hyaluronidase-3, with protein sequence MLLKSTIPHPILIFSLSIILSPINPVQNMVEGVESDIGRRGFSVIWNIPTARCERRYGVSLPLRQFNIIHNSQQRFQGQNMSIFYQRRLGLYPYINRQGSMVNGGLPQQGSLLAHLSLAEAQISEVLRHKFSGLAVLDWEAWQPIWMWNFGKRIVYRKMSKMLVRWKYEDMSEEEVKSKAKAEFELGARIFMEETLRLGVRIRPEGLWGFYGFPSCHNNNGQGQSGYTGQCHSGTEILNDRLAFLWQHSTALYPSIYLWRKLAGHPHAQLMVRHRVLEALRVASQHSPGTEKLPVFPYARLAFSHTLEFLNKTDLEHTLGESAALGAAGVVLWGELSFAKSKLQCALLRDYISSVLGEYVAALQAGVRTCSKRMCNGQGRCARRDPHSGYMIPLHGTHEDLPLNDMRSKFKCLCYEGWRGEHCEQRLS encoded by the exons ATGCTTCTGAAATCCACTATTCCCCATCCAATCCTCATCTTTTCCCTGTCAATCATTTTGTCTCCCATCAACCCTGTTCAGAATATGGTTGAGGGGGTGGAGTCTGATATCGGGAGGCGTGGCTTTTCAGTGATCTGGAATATACCTACAGCTCGATGTGAGCGTCGATATGGAGTCTCCCTGCCGCTGCGTCAGTTCAACATCATTCATAACTCACAGCAGAGATTTCAGGGTCAAAATATGAGCATTTTTTATCAGCGCCGTCTGGGTCTTTACCCCTACATCAACCGTCAAGGCTCTATGGTCAATGGTGGCCTGCCTCAGCAAGGATCCTTGTTGGCTCACCTCTCATTGGCTGAGGCGCAGATCAGTGAAGTGTTGAGACACAAGTTCAGTGGATTAGCCGTGCTAGATTGGGAAGCATGGCAGCCCATATGGATGTGGAACTTCGGGAAAAGAATTGTGTATAGGAAAATGTCCAAAATGCTGGTTAGGTGGAAATATGAAGATATGTCAGAGGAGGAAGTGAAATCCAAAGCGAAGGCAGAGTTTGAATTGGGAGCAAGAATATTTATGGAAGAGACCCTGCGCCTTGGTGTTCGCATCCGCCCAGAGGGATTATGGGGGTTTTATGGGTTTCCCAGTTGCCATAACAATAATGGCCAAGGCCAGAGCGGATACACAGGGCAGTGCCACAGTGGAACAGAGATTCTGAACGACAGACTGGCATTTCTATGGCAACACTCTACTGCCTTGTATCCCAGCATTTATTTGTGGCGTAAACTGGCCGGACACCCACACGCTCAACTCATGGTGAGACACCGTGTACTCGAGGCCCTCCGAGTTGCATCCCAGCATTCACCTGGCACTGAAAAACTTCCTGTATTTCCCTATGCCAGACTGGCGTTCTCACACACACTGGAATTTCTGAACAAG ACGGACTTGGAGCACACACTAGGTGAGAGTGCTGCTTTAGGGGCCGCTGGAGTCGTGTTATGGGGCGAGCTGAGTTTTGCAAAGTCTAAG CTGCAGTGTGCTCTCTTGCGTGATTACATCAGCTCAGTATTAGGAGAGTATGTCGCCGCCCTGCAGGCCGGTGTGAGGACTTGCAGTAAAAGAATGTGTAACGGCCAGGGACGCTGTGCTCGACGGGACCCTCACTCAGGTTACATGATCCCTCTACATGGTACCCATGAAGATCTTCCTCTCAATGACATGAGGTCAAAGTTCAAGTGTCTCTGTTATGAAGGATGGAGAGGAGAACACTGCGAGCAAAGATTGTCCTAA
- the naa80 gene encoding N-acetyltransferase 6, with protein MYNGDISCTVVRIEPLHERWDLVEVCAELLNAQWQRSMGARIHSLRQSSHSYPVCLLLLSGERRSQDEKLIGHARLSRVLGSRSLFVESVVMCSTLRGKGYGRVLMEGVERYAKGRGCTRLCLTTHDKQHFYAHLGFVLSKPVQNVGTLASFMPMELLHKFCRSAESEEEGSKSDELNNPAPSTPSILPPPPPPPSLSGPPPPPPISAPPPPPCPPSSLAPVNQTLEQTPYTDNRGLPIFWMHKDI; from the exons AT GTACAATGGTGACATCAGCTGCACAGTCGTTCGAATCGAACCTCTTCACGAGCGCTGGGACCTCGTGGAGGTGTGTGCCGAATTACTCAATGCCCAATGGCAGCGCAGCATGGGGGCACGAATCCACTCGCTCCGTCAGTCGAGTCACAGCTATCCGGTGTGTCTCTTGCTGCTGAGTGGAGAGAGGCGGAGTCAGGATGAGAAGCTAATAGGCCACGCCCGCTTGTCCCGTGTTCTGGGTAGCCGTAGTCTGTTTGTGGAATCGGTCGTGATGTGTAGCACATTACGAGGGAAGGGTTATGGCCGTGTCCTGATGGAGGGGGTTGAACGGTATGCAAAAGGACGGGGCTGCACCCGATTGTGCCTAACCACCCATGATAAACAACACTTCTATGCCCATCTGGGGTTTGTGCTATCCAAACCTGTCCAAAATGTCGGGACGTTGGCCTCTTTCATGCCCATGGAGTTGCTGCACAAGTTCTGTAGAAGCGCAGAGAGCGAGGAGGAAGGAAGCAAGAGTGATGAGTTAAACAATCCTGCACCATCTACACCTTCCATCTTacctcctccaccacctcctccttcaCTCTCCGGtccacctcctcctccccctATTTCtgctcctccacctcctccttgTCCTCCGTCATCTTTGGCTCCAGTTAATCAGACTCTGGAGCAAACACCGTACACCGACAACAGAGGGCTGCCCATCTTCTGGATGCACAAGGACATCTGA